A window of Verrucomicrobiia bacterium contains these coding sequences:
- the cas2 gene encoding CRISPR-associated endonuclease Cas2 — MEGWWYDAFPQVPYASNPPGEGEMLTVVAYDIANPKRLARVARVCEDYGVRVQYSVFECRLDEDEFTDFWLRLLEEIDEEEDRLVAYKIDARCAKETLTAGRMQCTERCVCYLV; from the coding sequence ATGGAAGGGTGGTGGTATGACGCATTTCCGCAAGTGCCCTACGCGAGCAATCCGCCGGGGGAGGGAGAAATGTTGACGGTGGTGGCGTATGACATAGCGAATCCCAAACGCCTGGCGCGGGTGGCGCGGGTGTGCGAGGATTACGGCGTGCGGGTGCAGTACAGCGTGTTTGAGTGCCGTCTGGACGAGGACGAGTTCACCGATTTCTGGCTGCGGCTGCTGGAGGAGATTGACGAGGAGGAGGACCGGCTGGTGGCGTACAAGATTGATGCGCGGTGCGCCAAGGAGACTTTGACGGCCGGGAGGATGCAGTGCACGGAGCGGTGCGTGTGTTACCTGGTGTGA
- the cas1 gene encoding CRISPR-associated endonuclease Cas1 — protein sequence MPTAYITTPRTVVKLARERLEVCTRNGEKGATMVVLREIPIRDLERVLLLESVSITATALTELLRREIPVGYLGWNGEYLGGFTPPVRAHGLARLRQYQRATDPGFALELARKIVTAKLYNQRRVLQRIAAARKGEGEEALPEPAAELGAEMVAALEWLHGLFEDIKKAGTLEELRGYEGVSTARYLQMWARLLPAEFPFERRSTRPPHNAVNACISFGATLLYQEMVAFLHAHGLDPALGMLHQTEEGRWSLALDLMEPFRPAVVEALTLDLFTHQMLKAEHFEPKNGGVYLAEEGRRKFLLQYERRMERQFLSECAGHRTTLRQLLEQQAVLYKAALEEPEKFEPFIMN from the coding sequence ATGCCGACAGCCTACATCACCACACCGAGGACCGTGGTCAAACTGGCACGGGAGCGATTGGAAGTGTGCACGCGCAATGGGGAGAAGGGCGCGACGATGGTGGTTTTGCGCGAGATACCGATCCGTGATTTGGAGCGGGTGCTGCTGCTGGAATCGGTGAGCATCACGGCGACGGCGTTGACGGAGCTGTTGCGGCGGGAGATTCCGGTGGGGTATTTGGGATGGAATGGTGAATACCTGGGAGGATTCACGCCGCCGGTGCGGGCGCACGGGCTGGCGCGGCTGCGGCAGTACCAGCGGGCGACGGATCCGGGTTTTGCGCTGGAGCTGGCGCGCAAGATTGTGACGGCCAAATTGTACAATCAGCGGCGGGTGTTGCAGCGGATTGCCGCGGCGCGCAAGGGCGAGGGGGAGGAAGCGCTGCCGGAGCCGGCCGCGGAGCTGGGGGCGGAGATGGTGGCGGCGCTGGAGTGGCTGCATGGTCTGTTTGAGGACATCAAGAAGGCGGGCACGCTGGAGGAGCTGCGCGGGTACGAGGGGGTGAGCACGGCGCGGTATTTGCAGATGTGGGCGCGGCTGCTGCCGGCGGAGTTTCCCTTTGAGCGGCGCTCGACGCGGCCGCCGCACAATGCGGTGAATGCGTGCATCAGTTTTGGGGCGACGCTGCTGTATCAGGAGATGGTGGCGTTTTTGCATGCGCACGGGCTGGATCCGGCGCTGGGCATGCTGCATCAGACGGAGGAGGGGCGGTGGTCGCTGGCGCTGGATTTGATGGAGCCGTTTCGGCCGGCGGTGGTGGAGGCGTTGACGCTGGATTTGTTCACGCATCAGATGCTGAAGGCGGAGCATTTTGAGCCGAAGAACGGGGGGGTGTATCTGGCGGAAGAGGGCCGGCGCAAATTTTTGCTGCAATACGAGCGGCGGATGGAGCGGCAGTTTTTGAGCGAGTGCGCGGGGCATCGCACCACGCTGCGGCAACTGTTGGAGCAACAGGCGGTCCTGTACAAAGCGGCGCTGGAGGAGCCGGAAAAATTTGAGCCGTTCATCATGAACTAA
- the csm6 gene encoding CRISPR-associated ring nuclease Csm6 — MATQTPFTSRTALIAVTGMSPAIVTETVWALAQEQPPIIPDEVYVLTTQRGAADLQRELLSPRPDMGNQTVWQALRLAILGPQAVADGRLTLHDPILLAAANTAAGVRRPLEDIRTPEDNAAAAEVILDEIRRLTAQEDLRLIASLAGGRKTMSALLACAMSLLGRREDRLTHVLVNEPFDQPALQPRFYFPTTPPTRHELQTPQGVKNFSSGEAVLQLADVPFVPLRYLLRDQLESFPGRFMDLVRLAAQLVSDAAEPVVLDYDYKSYTAIFDGVAVELSGRDIPFFEFLYERVKRKEPPFAYHEDAEKPFAEFLHHWAPLHLNVNLSHGGGLDWAKNPPDKDDFRKRLNSIRNRLNKAGISYLVQRLFPPHGPLGIPLGAVSIVDEPLFRTKAAEKKTRKPRKKGG, encoded by the coding sequence ATGGCAACCCAAACTCCATTCACTTCACGCACGGCGCTGATTGCGGTGACTGGCATGTCGCCGGCGATTGTAACGGAAACCGTGTGGGCGCTGGCGCAAGAACAGCCTCCCATCATCCCGGACGAGGTGTATGTGCTGACCACGCAGCGTGGGGCGGCGGACTTGCAGCGCGAGCTGCTCAGCCCACGGCCGGATATGGGCAACCAAACTGTGTGGCAGGCACTGCGCCTGGCCATTCTTGGCCCACAGGCCGTGGCGGATGGCCGGCTTACGTTGCACGATCCGATTCTCCTGGCGGCCGCGAACACTGCCGCGGGGGTGAGACGTCCGTTGGAGGACATCCGCACGCCGGAAGACAACGCCGCCGCCGCGGAGGTGATTCTCGACGAAATCCGGCGTCTCACCGCGCAAGAGGATTTGCGGTTGATTGCTTCGCTGGCGGGGGGGCGCAAAACGATGAGCGCATTGCTGGCGTGTGCCATGTCGCTGCTGGGGCGCAGGGAGGATCGGTTGACGCATGTGCTGGTGAATGAACCGTTTGATCAGCCGGCGCTCCAGCCGCGCTTTTATTTTCCCACGACGCCGCCCACCCGCCATGAGCTTCAAACTCCGCAAGGCGTCAAGAATTTCAGCAGTGGCGAGGCGGTTTTGCAACTGGCTGATGTGCCGTTTGTGCCGTTGCGCTATCTTTTGCGGGATCAACTGGAGAGTTTTCCCGGCCGTTTCATGGATTTGGTGCGATTGGCGGCGCAGCTTGTGAGTGATGCCGCCGAGCCGGTGGTTTTGGACTATGATTACAAATCCTACACGGCGATTTTTGACGGTGTGGCGGTGGAGTTGAGCGGCCGCGACATTCCCTTCTTTGAATTTCTTTACGAACGCGTCAAACGGAAGGAGCCGCCGTTTGCCTACCATGAGGACGCGGAGAAGCCATTTGCGGAATTTCTTCATCATTGGGCCCCCCTACACCTTAATGTAAATTTAAGCCATGGCGGCGGGCTTGATTGGGCTAAAAATCCCCCCGATAAAGATGACTTTCGCAAGCGCCTTAACTCCATTAGAAATCGCTTGAACAAAGCCGGTATTTCCTACCTGGTACAGCGCCTTTTTCCGCCTCACGGCCCTCTTGGCATCCCTCTGGGGGCAGTTTCAATTGTGGACGAACCTTTATTCCGAACTAAGGCCGCAGAAAAAAAGACGAGGAAACCTCGCAAAAAGGGGGGCTAA
- a CDS encoding diacylglycerol kinase family lipid kinase: MHACLIFNPRARGGRSPRFQERLRRLAGGIRLMPTTKPGGARELAREAAAAGFDTLIASGGDGTLNEIVNGLAELPGALEQVRLAILPAGTANVFARELALPFHLEQAWEILLQAREIQVDVGVAEFQHPDGHQQRLFLQLAGAGLDARAVELLNQRLKKLLGPLAYVWAGLRAMREPRPRLRVQAGPQSLEVELALLGNGRRYGGPFPLFPCASLKDGRLDATLFPRADWRTLAQVAKDMWLENWNGLGGAFHWQAQEFRLTPCNGARIPFELDGEWAGILPAVFHLFPQKLRVLC; this comes from the coding sequence ATGCATGCCTGCCTGATCTTCAACCCGCGCGCCCGGGGAGGACGTTCCCCCCGTTTTCAAGAGCGTTTGCGGCGGCTGGCCGGCGGCATCCGTCTCATGCCCACCACCAAACCAGGCGGCGCCCGCGAGCTCGCCCGGGAGGCCGCCGCCGCCGGTTTCGACACCCTGATTGCCTCCGGCGGCGATGGCACCCTCAATGAAATCGTCAACGGCCTGGCCGAACTCCCGGGCGCCCTGGAGCAGGTCCGCCTCGCCATCCTGCCCGCCGGCACGGCCAATGTCTTTGCCCGGGAGCTGGCCCTGCCTTTCCACCTGGAACAGGCCTGGGAAATCCTCCTGCAAGCCCGCGAAATCCAGGTGGATGTCGGCGTGGCCGAGTTTCAACACCCCGACGGGCATCAACAGCGGCTGTTCCTGCAACTGGCAGGCGCCGGCCTGGATGCACGGGCCGTGGAGCTGCTAAATCAACGCTTGAAAAAACTCCTCGGCCCCCTCGCCTACGTCTGGGCCGGCCTGCGGGCGATGCGCGAGCCGCGCCCGCGCCTGCGCGTTCAAGCCGGCCCTCAATCGTTGGAAGTGGAGCTGGCCCTCCTCGGCAATGGCCGGCGCTACGGCGGGCCTTTCCCTCTTTTCCCCTGCGCCAGTTTGAAGGACGGACGCCTGGACGCCACCCTCTTCCCCCGCGCAGACTGGCGCACCCTCGCCCAAGTCGCCAAAGATATGTGGCTGGAAAATTGGAACGGACTGGGCGGCGCGTTCCACTGGCAGGCACAAGAGTTCCGCCTCACCCCCTGTAACGGGGCGCGCATCCCCTTCGAGCTGGACGGGGAATGGGCCGGTATCCTGCCGGCCGTCTTTCACCTTTTCCCGCAAAAACTCCGCGTGCTCTGTTGA
- a CDS encoding type II secretion system F family protein has translation MPAFTYVARDPATQKETRGTVDASTKEAAVAALLNRNLLVVDIQEKAVKKGKAAGGSVSLQDLVVFTRQLATMIDAGLAIVQSLQALAEQTQNKLMRDVIKDVTARVEAGDSFSEALAKHPKVFNRLYVCMVGAGERGGLLAEILGRTATYLENTARLRKKVKSAMMYPAAVTTIAIGITIFLLVKVVPVFGEIYAGFGAKLPGPTQFLIDLSHKLRGPFGLTLLGVVIAMVWGWLAYIKTKPGREFWDRIRIRLPIFGVIGHKICLSRFTRTLASLIRSGVPILEVLNIVANTVGHVGMEKAIRTAAADIEKGESMSSAFAKRPDLFPSMIIRMMTAGEQTGKVDSMLERIANFLDEEVENTLSGLTSLIEPLLIVFLGVTVGGIAICMFLPIFKMSDIINPPR, from the coding sequence ATGCCAGCATTCACCTACGTTGCGCGGGATCCGGCGACACAAAAGGAAACCAGGGGCACCGTGGACGCCTCAACCAAGGAAGCAGCGGTGGCGGCCCTGTTGAACCGGAATCTGTTGGTGGTGGACATCCAGGAAAAGGCGGTCAAAAAAGGCAAGGCCGCCGGCGGCAGCGTGAGTTTGCAGGACCTCGTGGTCTTCACCCGCCAGTTGGCCACCATGATTGATGCCGGCCTCGCCATCGTCCAGTCCCTCCAGGCCCTGGCCGAGCAAACCCAGAACAAGCTCATGCGCGACGTCATCAAGGACGTCACCGCGCGCGTGGAGGCGGGCGACAGCTTTTCCGAGGCCCTCGCCAAGCATCCCAAGGTCTTCAACCGGCTCTACGTCTGCATGGTGGGCGCCGGCGAGCGCGGCGGTCTGCTCGCCGAAATCCTCGGCCGCACGGCCACCTATCTCGAAAACACCGCCCGCCTGCGCAAAAAAGTCAAATCGGCCATGATGTATCCCGCGGCCGTCACCACCATCGCCATCGGCATCACCATCTTCCTCCTGGTCAAGGTGGTGCCCGTCTTCGGCGAAATTTACGCCGGCTTCGGTGCCAAACTCCCCGGCCCCACCCAATTTCTTATCGACCTGAGCCATAAACTGCGCGGACCCTTTGGCCTGACTCTGCTGGGCGTCGTCATTGCCATGGTCTGGGGCTGGCTCGCCTACATCAAAACCAAGCCGGGACGCGAGTTCTGGGACCGCATCCGCATCCGCCTGCCCATCTTCGGGGTGATTGGCCACAAAATCTGCCTGAGCCGTTTCACCCGGACGCTCGCCTCCCTGATCCGCAGCGGCGTCCCCATTTTGGAAGTCCTCAACATCGTCGCCAACACCGTCGGCCATGTCGGCATGGAAAAGGCCATCCGCACCGCCGCCGCCGACATTGAAAAAGGCGAAAGCATGTCCTCCGCCTTCGCCAAACGCCCGGATTTGTTCCCTTCGATGATCATTCGCATGATGACCGCCGGCGAGCAGACCGGCAAGGTGGACAGCATGCTGGAGCGCATCGCCAACTTTTTGGATGAGGAAGTGGAAAACACGCTCTCGGGCTTGACCTCGCTGATCGAGCCCCTCTTGATCGTGTTCCTGGGGGTAACGGTGGGCGGCATTGCCATCTGCATGTTCCTGCCCATCTTCAAGATGAGCGACATTATCAACCCGCCGCGGTAA
- a CDS encoding carbamoyltransferase, with protein MSKKILGISAFYHDSAAALVVNGEIVAAAQEERFTRIKHDFNFPKHAIDYCLQEANLTPEDLDYVVFYDKPLLKFDRLLETYLAFAPAGLRSFMMAMPLWLKTKLHLPREIRRALENRYRKRIVFTVHHESHAASCFFPSPFEEAAILTMDGVGEWDTASIGIGRGNHLQLLKTLRFPHSLGLLYSAFTYFTGFKVNSGEYKLMGLAPYGEPKYVDLILDKLVDLKEDGSLAMNMEYFNYCQGLTMTNEAFARLFGGPPRAPESPIRQREMDLAASIQKVTEEAVLRMARTAKKLTGCRYLCLAGGVALNCVANGKLLRAGIFDDLFITPAAGDAGGALGAALFVHYQLLGHERRPNGRDSLRGSLLGPRFSNTAIRQFLDGKGVRYHYFEEESALLDKVVDAMLEQKVVGWFHGRMEFGPRALGSRSIIGDARNEHMQSVMNLRIKYRESFRPFAPCVLLEDVAQYFELDRESPYMLLVADVRPELRCPLTPEQQQLMKDPDLRKRVNVKRSSLPAITHVDMSARIQTVDEERHGRFYRLMREFKRRTGCGVIINTSFNIRGEPIVCTPQDAYRCFMATDMDVLVLENCVLYKTEQPATDAAERKKYVDTFKLD; from the coding sequence ATGAGCAAGAAGATTTTAGGCATTTCCGCCTTCTACCATGACAGCGCTGCCGCGCTGGTGGTGAATGGTGAAATTGTGGCGGCAGCGCAGGAGGAGCGCTTCACCCGCATCAAGCATGACTTCAATTTCCCCAAGCACGCCATTGACTACTGCCTGCAAGAGGCCAACCTGACCCCCGAAGACCTCGATTACGTGGTCTTCTATGACAAACCGCTCCTCAAATTTGACCGCCTGCTCGAAACCTACCTCGCCTTTGCCCCCGCCGGCCTGCGCTCCTTCATGATGGCCATGCCCCTGTGGCTTAAAACCAAGCTGCATCTGCCCCGGGAAATCCGCCGCGCACTGGAAAATCGCTACCGCAAACGCATCGTCTTCACCGTCCACCATGAAAGCCATGCCGCCAGTTGCTTCTTCCCTTCCCCCTTCGAGGAGGCCGCCATCCTCACCATGGACGGCGTCGGCGAATGGGATACCGCCAGCATCGGCATCGGACGCGGCAACCACCTTCAGCTCCTCAAAACCCTGCGTTTCCCCCACTCCCTGGGTTTGCTCTACAGCGCCTTCACCTATTTCACCGGCTTCAAGGTCAACTCGGGCGAATACAAACTCATGGGGCTGGCCCCCTACGGCGAACCCAAATACGTGGACCTCATCTTGGACAAGCTGGTGGACTTGAAGGAAGATGGCTCGCTGGCCATGAACATGGAGTATTTCAATTATTGCCAGGGGCTTACAATGACCAACGAGGCTTTCGCCCGCCTGTTCGGCGGCCCACCACGCGCGCCCGAGTCGCCCATTCGCCAGCGCGAAATGGACCTCGCCGCCAGCATCCAAAAGGTCACCGAGGAAGCCGTGCTGCGCATGGCGCGCACCGCCAAAAAACTGACCGGCTGCCGCTATCTCTGCCTGGCGGGCGGCGTGGCCCTGAACTGTGTGGCCAACGGCAAACTGCTGCGCGCTGGCATCTTTGACGACCTCTTCATCACCCCCGCCGCCGGCGACGCCGGCGGCGCCCTAGGGGCCGCCTTGTTTGTCCATTATCAGCTCCTGGGCCACGAACGCCGCCCCAACGGCCGCGACAGCCTCCGCGGCTCCCTCCTCGGCCCTCGCTTCTCCAACACCGCCATCCGCCAATTCCTCGACGGCAAAGGCGTGCGTTACCATTACTTCGAAGAGGAATCCGCCCTCCTCGACAAGGTGGTGGACGCCATGCTGGAGCAGAAAGTGGTGGGATGGTTTCATGGCCGCATGGAATTCGGCCCCCGGGCCTTGGGCAGCCGCAGCATCATTGGCGACGCCCGCAATGAACACATGCAGAGCGTCATGAACTTGCGCATCAAATATCGCGAATCATTCCGGCCCTTTGCGCCCTGCGTCCTGCTCGAGGATGTGGCCCAATACTTTGAGCTGGACCGCGAGTCCCCCTACATGCTCCTCGTGGCAGATGTCAGACCGGAGCTCCGCTGCCCCCTCACCCCGGAACAGCAGCAGCTCATGAAAGACCCGGACCTCCGCAAGCGGGTCAACGTCAAACGCTCTTCCCTCCCCGCCATCACCCACGTGGACATGTCCGCCCGCATCCAGACCGTGGACGAAGAACGGCATGGGCGCTTTTACCGCCTCATGCGCGAGTTCAAACGGCGCACCGGCTGCGGCGTCATCATCAATACCAGCTTCAACATCCGCGGCGAGCCCATCGTCTGCACCCCCCAGGATGCCTACCGCTGTTTCATGGCCACCGACATGGACGTCCTCGTCCTGGAAAATTGCGTCCTCTACAAAACCGAACAACCCGCCACCGATGCCGCGGAGCGCAAAAAGTACGTGGACACGTTTAAGCTGGATTAA
- a CDS encoding NIPSNAP family protein: MQRRHFLATAGLAALGASTAPAWAAAAPSKRDYYELRQYLLETDAQRTLFDGYMKDAFIPACNRAGVQPVGVFFPEKADPKLASAYVLMRHTSAESIFTLTQKLIQDQEHLQKGADFWNAPASAPAYKRMETWLFLAFAGMPQIETPAKGPERVFQLRIYESPSVKTGQKKIEMFNDAGEIKIFREVGLNPVFFGEAIAGAKMPNLTYMLGFEKAADMAEAWKRFGPHPEWQKLRKMPEYADKEILCGITNIVLKPAPYSQI, encoded by the coding sequence ATGCAACGACGACATTTCCTCGCTACCGCTGGTTTGGCTGCGTTGGGCGCCTCAACTGCCCCCGCCTGGGCGGCGGCTGCGCCCTCGAAGCGGGATTATTACGAGCTGCGGCAATACCTGTTGGAGACGGACGCGCAGCGGACCTTGTTTGACGGTTACATGAAGGATGCATTCATTCCCGCGTGCAACCGGGCGGGGGTGCAACCGGTGGGGGTGTTTTTCCCGGAGAAGGCGGATCCCAAGCTGGCCTCGGCCTATGTGCTGATGCGGCATACGAGCGCGGAGTCCATATTCACGCTGACGCAGAAGCTGATCCAGGATCAGGAGCATTTGCAGAAGGGAGCGGACTTTTGGAATGCGCCGGCGTCCGCCCCGGCCTACAAGCGCATGGAGACCTGGCTGTTTCTGGCGTTTGCCGGGATGCCGCAGATTGAAACGCCGGCGAAGGGGCCGGAGCGGGTTTTCCAACTGCGCATTTATGAAAGCCCCAGCGTCAAGACGGGCCAGAAGAAGATTGAGATGTTTAATGATGCGGGGGAGATCAAGATTTTCCGCGAGGTGGGGCTGAATCCGGTGTTTTTTGGCGAGGCCATCGCGGGGGCGAAAATGCCCAATCTGACGTACATGCTGGGGTTCGAGAAAGCTGCGGACATGGCCGAGGCGTGGAAGCGGTTTGGGCCGCATCCCGAGTGGCAGAAGTTGCGGAAGATGCCCGAGTACGCGGACAAGGAAATTCTCTGCGGCATTACCAATATTGTGCTGAAGCCGGCGCCGTACTCACAGATTTGA
- a CDS encoding basic secretory family protein → MQRHDVQAGLVALAVAVPLAVQAQVRIDVEHLEAGQATRQFRFQQVPPPARNDAGAGAKMEVVSGRVDPNSGGVACLNDGRLPSDEDVPGANFFFAAGTDGGRLLVDLTRPVRLQALCTYSWHPEWRGPQVYEVYVSDGASAGFQARPARGVDPTQVGWRLLARVDTRPRQGQPGGQHAVRIAAVEGDLGTYRYLLWEVARTEDRDAFGNTFFSELDVWDAEAPAPEPCPVPTGGLREIVIAGGRYRATVDTSASPEFEEWVEQKVAPMIETWYPRLVEMLPSQGFEAPARFSIVFDPAMQGVAATGGTRIRCASGWFRQNLKGEALGALFHEMVHVVQQYGRAPRQPGATRAPGWLTEGITDYLRFFIFEPETKGAEITARNLARARYDGSYRITANFLNWVSSQHGKDFVPKLNAIIREGRYSEQTWKDLTGKGVEELGELWRKDLEKRLGVTAGP, encoded by the coding sequence ATGCAAAGACATGACGTTCAGGCGGGGCTGGTGGCGCTGGCCGTGGCGGTGCCGCTGGCGGTGCAGGCGCAGGTGCGGATTGATGTGGAGCACCTGGAGGCGGGGCAGGCGACGCGGCAGTTTCGTTTCCAGCAAGTTCCGCCGCCGGCCCGCAATGATGCGGGGGCCGGGGCGAAGATGGAGGTGGTGAGCGGGCGGGTGGATCCGAATTCCGGGGGCGTGGCGTGTTTGAACGATGGCCGGTTGCCGTCGGATGAAGACGTGCCTGGGGCCAACTTTTTCTTTGCGGCGGGCACGGACGGGGGTCGGTTGTTGGTGGACTTGACGCGGCCGGTGCGGCTGCAGGCGTTGTGCACTTATTCGTGGCATCCGGAGTGGCGCGGGCCGCAGGTTTATGAGGTGTATGTGAGCGACGGGGCGTCGGCGGGTTTTCAGGCGCGGCCGGCCCGCGGCGTTGATCCCACGCAGGTGGGGTGGCGGTTGTTGGCGCGGGTGGATACGCGGCCGCGCCAGGGCCAGCCGGGGGGGCAGCATGCGGTGCGGATTGCGGCGGTGGAGGGGGATTTGGGGACATACCGTTATCTGTTGTGGGAGGTGGCGCGGACGGAGGATCGGGACGCATTTGGCAACACGTTTTTCAGCGAGCTGGATGTATGGGATGCGGAGGCGCCGGCGCCGGAGCCTTGTCCGGTGCCCACGGGCGGGTTGCGGGAGATTGTGATTGCCGGGGGACGCTATCGGGCGACGGTGGACACTTCGGCGTCGCCGGAGTTTGAGGAGTGGGTGGAGCAAAAGGTGGCGCCGATGATTGAGACGTGGTATCCGCGGCTGGTGGAGATGCTGCCATCGCAGGGTTTTGAGGCGCCGGCGCGTTTTTCCATTGTGTTTGATCCGGCGATGCAGGGGGTGGCGGCCACGGGGGGCACGCGGATTCGGTGCGCTTCGGGGTGGTTCAGGCAAAACCTGAAGGGGGAGGCTTTGGGGGCGTTGTTTCATGAGATGGTGCATGTGGTGCAACAGTATGGCCGCGCCCCACGCCAGCCGGGGGCAACCCGTGCGCCGGGCTGGTTGACGGAGGGCATCACGGATTACCTGCGGTTTTTTATTTTTGAACCGGAGACCAAGGGGGCGGAGATCACGGCGCGCAACCTGGCGCGGGCGCGGTATGACGGGAGCTACCGGATCACAGCAAATTTTCTCAACTGGGTGAGCAGTCAGCATGGCAAGGACTTTGTGCCCAAGCTGAATGCCATCATCCGGGAGGGGCGTTACAGCGAGCAGACGTGGAAAGATTTGACGGGGAAAGGCGTGGAGGAGCTGGGAGAGCTGTGGCGCAAGGATTTGGAGAAACGGCTGGGGGTTACGGCGGGGCCGTAG
- a CDS encoding DUF465 domain-containing protein has translation MDLHHPLLADFPEMREIILKLRSECGQFRKMYEEYHRIDDHICRIEEDLERASFEELEELKMRRVQLKDALYHQCWQARHRPASVAVAA, from the coding sequence ATGGACCTCCATCACCCTCTCCTGGCCGATTTCCCGGAAATGCGGGAAATCATCCTCAAACTGCGTAGCGAATGTGGTCAATTCCGGAAGATGTACGAAGAGTACCACCGGATTGATGACCATATCTGCCGCATCGAGGAAGACCTGGAGAGGGCAAGTTTTGAGGAACTGGAGGAATTGAAGATGCGCCGGGTGCAGCTCAAGGACGCCCTGTATCACCAATGCTGGCAGGCGCGGCATCGTCCGGCCAGCGTGGCGGTGGCGGCTTGA
- a CDS encoding ABC transporter ATP-binding protein — protein MAQAPPLPAVQTLHLTRHFGSLVAVDDLNMTVMRGDLFGFIGSNGAGKTTTLRILATFLTPTSGTAKILGRDIVAEGDAIRHLIGYMPDFFGVYKDMEVTEYLDFFAACYLIPAAKREKTVNDVLELVGLSDKKGVLIGALSRGMQQRLGLARVLIHDPEVLLLDEPASGLDPRARIEVMAILQELQKMGKTILISSHILSELQSLCNRVAIIEKGKLVYSGDIEGVRTHLSSSRVVWVKVAGDPEHARQLLLQCPDVKEATIQEGQIRVLLSDHQPDFGFIAEVLVHGGARLIGLREEEIGLEEVFMRLTTGETQ, from the coding sequence ATGGCCCAAGCTCCCCCTCTCCCCGCCGTTCAAACGCTTCACCTGACGCGCCACTTCGGCTCCCTGGTGGCCGTGGATGACCTGAACATGACCGTCATGCGCGGCGATTTATTCGGTTTCATCGGCTCCAACGGCGCCGGCAAAACCACCACCCTCCGCATCCTGGCCACCTTCCTCACCCCCACCAGCGGCACCGCCAAAATCCTCGGCCGCGACATCGTCGCCGAAGGCGACGCCATCCGCCACTTGATTGGCTACATGCCCGACTTCTTCGGCGTGTACAAAGACATGGAAGTCACCGAATACCTCGATTTCTTCGCCGCCTGCTACCTCATCCCCGCCGCCAAACGGGAAAAAACCGTCAACGACGTGCTGGAACTCGTGGGGCTGAGCGACAAAAAAGGCGTGCTCATTGGCGCCCTCAGCCGTGGCATGCAGCAACGCCTCGGCCTGGCACGGGTCCTCATTCATGACCCCGAAGTCCTGCTCCTGGACGAACCCGCCAGCGGCCTGGACCCCCGCGCGCGCATTGAGGTCATGGCCATCCTCCAGGAACTGCAAAAAATGGGCAAAACCATCCTCATCTCCTCCCACATCCTCAGCGAGCTCCAAAGTCTCTGCAACCGCGTGGCCATCATTGAAAAAGGCAAACTGGTCTATTCCGGCGACATCGAAGGCGTGCGCACCCACCTCAGCAGCAGCCGCGTGGTTTGGGTCAAGGTGGCCGGCGATCCCGAGCACGCCCGCCAGTTGCTCCTGCAATGCCCCGACGTCAAGGAAGCCACCATTCAGGAAGGCCAGATCAGGGTGTTGCTCTCCGACCACCAACCCGATTTCGGCTTCATTGCCGAAGTCCTCGTCCACGGCGGCGCCCGTCTGATTGGCCTCCGCGAGGAAGAAATCGGCCTCGAAGAGGTCTTCATGCGGCTGACCACCGGCGAAACCCAATAA
- a CDS encoding DUF5989 family protein, with translation MNQEKRNEFEAAGEEKELSLLGEFLLMLRENKKYWMIPLLILLLGFGLLLVLGSSPAIAPFIYTLF, from the coding sequence ATGAACCAGGAGAAGCGCAACGAATTCGAAGCGGCCGGCGAGGAAAAAGAACTCAGCCTTCTGGGGGAATTCCTCCTGATGCTGCGCGAAAACAAAAAATACTGGATGATCCCCCTGCTGATTCTCCTGCTCGGCTTCGGCCTGTTATTGGTCCTCGGCTCCAGTCCGGCCATTGCCCCATTTATTTATACCCTATTCTAG